CCAgttctgtgccccccccccccccagctgccaGCTGCCAGCTGCCTTACTGCTGAGCACATTGAGAGCTGAACAGAGTCTCACGGTTGTAAATGAAATAGCTAGTGTGGAGTTAATATTCCATATGCCTCTACCAGCTGCATTTGAAAACCAAGGAatacaggcattttttttttttcaaactgtttTGCATGTCTTGAGATAAATGCTTATTAACTATCAAGATACCTCCATTTGGAGGGCCCAGAGCCACACAGGGCGAAGGTTATATCCTGCAGGTATAACTTGTGAAACAATGTGAATTCTTGGTGTTTGACTTTTGAGCTAAGAAAAATGGTTCGTGTAGTGGAAGTTTGTGGCTGTGATTGTCGTGTGGAGCTGGGAAATTGGGGAagccttttcagtttgtttgtaatTCTCATGGTTCTTTGGTAGGTCCTGAAGGAGGGAAtgattttcctctccctctgggAATCTTCCCATTTTCCCAGAATTTGGGCTGTTTTCAGCTCGTACTCCTCAATGTTAGGAAGAGGGAGGGCGTCTTATATTTGGCCACTTAGGATTTTTGTGAAAAggagaatattttaaacaatgattGCTTACCAGCCTTCTGTGCCATCTTATAGGACAACTCGTTTGAATTTGAAAAACGTAGAAATGAACCTGTGAAATACCAGCGAGAGCTATGGAGTAAAACTAGTAAGTCTTGGGAATGGGGTGTTGAGGGGAGACTGTAACTTTAAGTGCTGGTTTGTATAAATACTAAACTTGCCTCATTGCTTGGCTCTTTTTCATTTCGTGTTAATGGTCCTGGTGATGTTTATGTCTTTAACCAAAAGTTATTCCAAATTCTTTTTAGAATTTGGCTAAATTTGGATATATCAGAAATTGGCTGGTATATccatataaaaataatgtaattattaaaCTTGAAGtgcccacacaaaataaaaaccacaaattCTGAGAGAATAATAAGGAAATGTTCTGGTGGGTGAGGTGAGACCCAGTTAGGAAATATACGGGCCTATTATGCATCGCCAATCTAGACTGGCTGCTCCTGGGTTGTAACCAGAGGCTGTTCTGTCCTGACCGTCCCTTcagctgtttttaaaataatcattcagagacttataattaatattaagtgtttggccgatggctcaggttTATTACTAGCTAGtacttacattttaattaatccatttctattaatctgtgtatcccGCATAGcctgtggcttactggtgatgctctGGCATGTTGCTCTTTGAGGGGTTGCTGGCATCTCAGATTCTGCCcttctcctgtatctctgcttggatttcctgcctgtctctatcctgtcttgccataggccaaagcagctttatttatcatccagtcaGAGCAGCaacatagtcacagcatacagaaagacatccacTATCACGAGGGTTAGGTGTATGCCTGTGCTGTAAGATTAAAAAGGTGTTGCATTTAAGGCTATCAGTATAGATTTTAAGGGGTGACTAGTGCTTGTTTAGGTAAATATGAAGTTATGGGCCCCAAATTAAAAGCAGTAGTGTTCAGCCCTTGTCTTTTTTCCACCCTTGAGGTAGGCAGGGACTTTAATTCAAGGGAGATAGTGTTGTAAAATTTagttccttcttttcatttttaagaggaTCTTGCTGTGAagccatggctggccttgaactcgcagcattgacctcctgagtgctggtgttataGGTGTCTGCTGTGTTGCTGTGTGATCTTTTAGGTTGCAGtattccccccctcccccaagacagggtttccttgagtagctttggaggctgtcctggaactagttcttgtagaccaggctggtctagaactcagagatctgcctgtctctgcctcctaagtgctgggactaaaggtgtgcaacaccaccgcctggcttacattgcagtatttttgtgtgtgacaggtcctctcctctgccttctttctgtcCCATGTTGCTTTTATGTAGCCTTCAGCTTGCAGCTCATACAGGGTCCCTGCCCTCTTTCAGAATCTCCCTGGTTTTGATTACTTGCTGACTGCTTCCGGTATTCCAGGCTCATTCCTACATGTGGAAATGCTGTAAGAAGCAGTGTGGTTCTGCTTTTCTTCCGTGCCTGGGTTCTGTGAACCTTTTTATTGAATCCTAAAAACAGACTTTTCAGAAGTGTTTTGTGTAGACAGTATGGGAGTCTTAAGATTGCTCCCTCAACTGCCTTATGCAGTTAATAGGCCTGAGTAGTAAGTATAGCCAGCATCTCATACTAATAGCTCTGTCACAGTGATTGTTTTgtattgaatttttcatttaagcCAAAGTGATGCAGAAGTATTTAATGTAATTGTTATAATTATACTGCTTGAATGTGTGTAAATTTTctgacttgtatttttttttttttagttgatgcAATGAAGAGAGTTGAAGAGATTAAACAGAAGCGCCAGGCTAAGTTTATAATGAACAGGTATGTGTATTTTTAGAGGAATAATTAGAAGATTTCTAGAGACATTGGTGGTTTcgttttttttgcgggggggggggggggtttcgagacagggtttctctgtggctttgggggctgtcctggaactagctcttgtagaccaggctggtcttgaactcactgagatccacctgcctgcttctgcctcccgagtgctgggatcaaaggcgtgggccaccaccacctggcaacacTTCCTGCTTTTTGTGCCTCAAGTTATCTGTCCcatgtaagattttttttccttaaacacAGTGTGCTTCCACTTCCCACATAGTAATCAGCTCATAGCTCGTCAGGCTCCTTTCACATGGACAGGTTCCCATCTTCCTTTGTCTTACAGGTCTAGATGTTTCTGAAGAGTGCATACTGGTCAGGTTGTTGGATAGAATGTTGCTTCATTTGGGTTTGTCTGCTTTTCCTCATGGTTAGACTTTGGTTAGGCGCCCTTGGAAGGAATGTCACAGTCATCACGTGTCCTTGCTCGTGTGTCCTGTTGCTGTTAACTCTGATTCTTTGGTTACAGTGGTGTTTCCAGGTCTCTCCCTAACAAAGAGTTCTTTTCTTGGTAGTTGATACGGAACATATTCTGGAAAGAGCTCGTCACTCCTCagtcttgttcttgtttttaccCTCCATGGGAGAGAGTGGCCTTAGTCATggcttcccttttcccctccttcaGGGTCTCCTTTCCTCATAGAAGCATGGATCTGTGTTTGTGAACTCCTGTGGTATTTGGTAGGCTGTGATTCATATTGCTGTGTTGGATCCTGtcccctgtcctgtcctgtcatACCCACCCTACCCcccagggtttctcagtagctgtgGAACTTGTCCTAGAattcacactatgtcactctcgataggctggaactcagagattctcctgcctctcctgagtgctgtgattaaaggagtatgccatcccaactagccttttttttttttttttttattgttgtgtgtgtgtgtgaatgtgtcttttgtggcatgtatgtggagctcagaggataCCTTGCAGGAGTTAAGTTCTTTATACTATGTAGGTCCAAAGGATTGAGtagttaggcttggcagcaagtctGAGCCatgtctttgtcaaaaattagtcTTAAATCTAGCCATGGTGGCAGTCTTAGCAAAGAAGCCTGCTGTGGCAACTTTCTGGCATTTCAGAAGGTGAGCATGGATGTTTGAGAACAGCTCCGTTAGCATTTCTGATGTCTTAAGTGTTTTATGCTCTTGTAATTGCTGAATAATTAACAAAGCTACACAACATGGAGTCTGCTCAATGAGgaggaagaacacacacacacactggcatttgggaggctgcCTTGTGCCATAGAGCTCTGTCTGTGCCATGGAAATGAGCTCTGAGATCTGCCGAGGCCTCAGTCAGACCCCCATTCTGTCAGCAGGTCCTCACTGAGTCCGCACTTGCGCCGCCCTAGGTACAGTGGATGCGGTGAAGGAACAGGTTGCTAGGGTAGAAACCTGCTTCATTAGGAACTTGAACATTTTGACATTTCGAGGGAATTATTAGGGAAGAGAATGTCTATCAGTGAGGGCTCCACGGGTGACTTTGTCTTGATTTGTGGATAAAGATGTTTGGGAACCATCTGATTACTTGTTGACCCACAGCAGCTGTTGCTGGGTGGGAGAACAGGAAGGAACAGAAGGGTGGCCACTGCTTTCCATTCCCACCTGTGCCCTGTGCAGACAGACAGCGTCATTAGGGAATGCAGTGGCTGTGGTGGGAATTAAAGTCTCAGAAGTTTGAGTCACTGAAGTGTGGCTTTGATGCATTTTATCACAggttgaagaaaaacaaagagctgCAGAAAGTTCAGGACATCAAAGAAGTCAAGCAGAACATCCACCTTATCCGGGCTCCTCTTGCAGGTGAGTAGAGAGGCGGACAATCTGATTTTGTAGTTGGTGTAGTTGGGCCCCAGCTAGCTTTCTAAAGGTAGTTTTTAAGACCAGATATTAACCTATAAGCCCAAGGACCCtgtaacttcctggaatgctgggagttGTAGTTTTTAGAAAGTTACAACGCTCTGTGGGAAAAAAACTGGCTTTATGGGTTTGTCCTTATAAGCACCTATAAAATATGCCTCAGGGCCACTCACCTGGGAATTCCAGGGagtggacctggccagagcccatctaCCTGGCCAGCATTCACTATTTAAGAAAAGTTTGTTTCAGGTTTCGCTCAGAATGGTGGAATTAGTTTTTCTATGGTGAATCTCAGAGGCCTGCATCTGGGTAGCTGAAGTCACAGCCCAGCTTTGCGTTCTGAACTCACCAATCAAGTGACGTAGGACATGTGCATCTGTCTGTAGTTTCTCATGGTTCAGTAAGGTTTGCAGAAGTTTGAGATGAGGAGTTTGTAGAGTGCTTTGTGCATTTGTAAGAAATGTTTGTGAGTTTGGCTAGTATTCTCAAATCCTTAGAAATGGCTACTACTGTCGGGCAGTCAGGACGCTTTGTAGAGTGCAGGAATAAATTGTGCAGGGTCACACTTAAGTTCCTGTGCTTTACAGttgtcttatatttaaatttgagtttattttgtgaATCGAATGCaggagtactgtatttacattttaTCTACTGCATCTTTTAAAGGCAAAGGAAAGCAGCTGGAGGAAAAAATGGTGCAGCAGTTACAGGAGGATGTGGACATGGAGGATACTTCCTAATGGAGCCGCCTGAAACCAGCCCTGGGCACACTGGAAATCAGTGTAGACTGTTGATCCCTAAGTTATTGATTGGTTTCATAAGGTCCCTCAGACAAAGGGGATGTACATGTTTCCGTCTCACATTGCAGCCTTTAAAAGCATCCATCATGGGAGTTAGAGCTCAGCTCAATGTTCTGCTTCACTGTGTTATGCTCAGAAAACATGAAAGTTTGTGTGTAGATGAAGGCATGAACTCTGGGCATAACATGGTTGAGCCATTGCTTAATGGCACCAGGTGACATTACTGTACTGACTGTCTTGCTAGTGTGAAATTTGTAATGATGTAATATTTTCCTTGTACTAGAATTGCCTATTTATTAGGGTTATTGAAGCAGAGGTCCCAGCAAGGAACTAACCGTTCTCATGACAACCTCAGTCTCTTGTTTTGGTTTAGTCTGTTTAGTAGCTCCTTAGGGTTGCATACTGGCTGCATACAATGCTACAATGCAGCTGAATTATGCCAGGCTGTTTGTCCTGCTTCAGCCATTGAAATAGGCAGCTTGAGGATGTTGGGGGATGGGACAGGTTGAATAAACTTTGCCTAAATGGTATCTTATTACAGCTTTAGAGAACACTCAATTCCAAGTTGTGTCTTCTGGCCAACAACACAACTCACTGCCCCCcattctctccagcccagcaatggtctagaaacagaagaatcttggtgtcttttaaatttttttatgtgattttcttttttggatttttgagacaatgtctctctattatgtagctctggctgtcctggaactcgctctgtaggccagggtgccttgaactcacagagatcctcctgcctcttatctcctgagtactggtattaaaggtgtgtgccatcacaccagcatttttgattttctttaaaacaaacaaaactctttgTTTTTGGAAAATAGAATTTATGGGTAGAGTGTTGACTATTATTTGTACATAAATAAAACCATTTCTAAAGTAAATACCtactttttttgctgttttagaaaattgattctttgtagattttaCATATCCTACTCATCTCCTGGcccttcatatccaccctctgcccttgtagCCTCCctcccaaaataaaatcaaatgtaaaagaaaataaaaaacaaacaaaaacccccattaatatacaaaaaaagaaaggaaggaaggaagagtctcCGTGTGGAGGCTGTAGTGTGAGTCATAGTACACccttagtccatacatctttacttgccaGCGTTcactgcaatgagtcattggtctggttcaaggcctctggcttttgCTACACCCTCAGTACTgggtcctcactgggactcctcttggacaCCCTATTGTTGCCTCGTGTCATGGAGAACTGCAGCTTTGGCTCTGGAGATCTGGCTCCTTtgcatgctccagcagatcacagatgaggTGGACGTTGTGCTGGGCtgactcataaccctggttctgggcctgggttatgAGTGGTCAGCCCACCATTTCCCTCATTGATACCACTAGGGTGAGTTTTTAGCATTGACCAGGCTAGTTCACCCACtgcagcaggcagcaagaagcAGGGCCAGTTCTGCTCAAGCCAAAGGGACCAGCTCACCTACACCCACACCACTAGGGCCAGCTCTATTGTTTTGTCCAGGAGAGGTGGAGAGTGAGCCCTGCAGTTGGTAAGGTGCAGGACCAGCTCTCGCCCttgtcccctctcctccctcccccaaattcTCCTGCCTGCTGCAGGTGGcaaggggcaggggtgggaggggtgggggaggacatcttttccttctcctatgccaccacatggcagatgagggagGGCAGGGTCACCTGTGCACACCACTCAGCTCTCgagtgctgcccaggcaaggtgcatgGT
This genomic stretch from Cricetulus griseus strain 17A/GY chromosome 4, alternate assembly CriGri-PICRH-1.0, whole genome shotgun sequence harbors:
- the Rsl24d1 gene encoding probable ribosome biogenesis protein RLP24; the encoded protein is MRIEKCYFCSGPIYPGHGMMFVRNDCKVFRFCKSKCHKNFKKKRNPRKVRWTKAFRKAAGKELTVDNSFEFEKRRNEPVKYQRELWSKTIDAMKRVEEIKQKRQAKFIMNRLKKNKELQKVQDIKEVKQNIHLIRAPLAGKGKQLEEKMVQQLQEDVDMEDTS